A genomic stretch from Flavobacterium sp. KS-LB2 includes:
- a CDS encoding universal stress protein codes for MKRILVPTDFSVYAENALKVAAIIAKNNNCEIFLLHLLELPNQMNDAVTGGSSIPEVMLFIKKANETLQKIKEQPYLDGISVNASVQFERAFSGILSFNKKNEIDLIVMGSHGTSGIEEVLIGSNTEKVVRLSEVPVLVIKKNIRNFQFNNFVFASDFSKEIKKPFKKMIEFAKIFNANLFLVMICTPNSFKTTKMAEEIMTKFTASFEIENYSTHIYNDVNIENGIINFTNSIDADLIGLCTHGRTGFAHFFNGSISEDLVNHTAKPVITFKI; via the coding sequence ATGAAACGAATTTTAGTCCCTACCGATTTTTCTGTCTATGCTGAAAACGCTTTAAAAGTTGCCGCCATAATTGCAAAAAATAATAATTGCGAAATTTTTTTGTTGCATTTATTGGAACTCCCCAACCAAATGAACGATGCAGTTACTGGCGGAAGTAGCATACCTGAAGTAATGTTATTTATAAAAAAAGCAAACGAAACACTCCAAAAAATAAAAGAACAACCCTACTTAGACGGGATTTCAGTGAACGCATCAGTACAATTTGAAAGAGCTTTTAGCGGTATTTTATCTTTTAACAAAAAAAATGAAATTGATTTAATTGTGATGGGCTCACATGGAACCTCAGGTATTGAAGAGGTACTTATTGGATCAAATACCGAAAAAGTGGTCCGCCTCTCAGAAGTCCCCGTACTAGTTATAAAAAAGAACATTCGAAATTTTCAATTCAATAACTTTGTGTTCGCTTCTGATTTTTCGAAAGAAATTAAAAAACCTTTCAAAAAAATGATAGAATTTGCCAAAATATTTAATGCAAATTTATTCTTGGTAATGATTTGTACACCCAATAGTTTTAAAACTACAAAAATGGCCGAGGAAATCATGACAAAATTCACCGCCTCTTTTGAAATTGAAAATTACTCCACACATATTTACAACGACGTCAATATAGAAAACGGAATTATCAATTTTACCAATAGCATTGACGCCGACTTAATAGGTCTTTGCACACACGGAAGAACTGGATTTGCTCATTTCTTTAACGGAAGCATTAGCGAAGACCTAGTCAACCATACAGCTAAACCTGTGATTACTTTCAAGATTTAA
- the rimP gene encoding ribosome assembly cofactor RimP, which yields MTFKEKVDTLLTEGLLEKPSIFLIDLIVTDAFKVIVTLDGDNGVALQDCIDVSKFIDANLDREEQDYSLEVASVGVGSPLKLIRQYKKNIGRTLIVKTSVEIIEAELVDANDDFVILSWKAREPKKIGKGKETVQKELKLPYVDIKEAIVTVTF from the coding sequence ATGACATTTAAAGAAAAAGTAGATACGTTGTTGACGGAAGGCTTATTAGAGAAGCCATCAATCTTTTTGATAGATCTTATCGTTACCGATGCTTTCAAAGTTATAGTGACCTTGGACGGCGATAATGGGGTGGCGCTTCAAGATTGTATTGATGTGAGTAAATTTATAGATGCTAATTTGGATAGAGAGGAACAAGATTACTCTTTAGAAGTAGCTTCTGTAGGAGTTGGATCTCCGTTGAAATTAATAAGACAATATAAAAAAAATATAGGTAGAACATTAATTGTGAAGACCTCGGTGGAAATTATTGAAGCAGAATTAGTGGATGCTAATGATGATTTTGTAATTTTGTCATGGAAAGCAAGAGAGCCTAAGAAAATAGGAAAAGGAAAAGAAACAGTTCAAAAAGAACTTAAATTGCCTTACGTAGATATAAAAGAAGCAATTGTTACAGTAACATTTTAA
- the nusA gene encoding transcription termination factor NusA, whose amino-acid sequence MENLALIDSFSEFKDDKLIDRVTLMAILEDVFRNALKKKYGSDDNFDIIINPDKGDMEIWQRRVIVADEDLDFDHLEITLTEARKIEPDFEIGEEVSEEVKLIDLGRRAILALRQNLISKIHEHDNTNLYKQFKDLIGDIYTAEVHHVRPRVVILVDDEGNEIVLPKEKQIPSDFFRKGDNVRGIIESVELKGNKPQIIMSRTSEKFLEKLFEQEIPEVFDGLIMVKKVVRIPGEKAKVAVDSYDDRIDPVGACVGMKGSRIHGIVRELGNENIDVINYTSNIQLYITRALSPAKVSSIKINEETKRAEVFLKLEEVSKAIGRGGHNIKLAGLLTGYELDVIREGDVAGATADEDDVELTEFSDEIEDWVIEEFAKIGLDTAKSILKQEVEDLVRRTDLEEETILDVMRILKEEFDS is encoded by the coding sequence ATGGAAAATTTAGCATTAATCGATTCATTCTCAGAGTTTAAAGACGATAAACTTATTGATCGTGTAACGCTTATGGCAATTTTGGAAGATGTATTTAGAAATGCATTGAAGAAAAAATACGGTTCAGATGATAATTTCGATATCATTATAAATCCTGATAAAGGAGATATGGAGATATGGCAGAGAAGAGTAATTGTTGCTGATGAAGACTTGGATTTTGATCATCTTGAAATTACTTTGACTGAAGCTAGAAAGATAGAACCTGATTTTGAAATTGGTGAAGAGGTTTCTGAAGAAGTGAAATTAATTGATTTAGGAAGAAGAGCAATTTTAGCTTTACGTCAGAATTTAATTTCTAAAATTCATGAACATGATAATACCAATCTTTACAAGCAATTTAAAGATTTAATTGGTGATATCTATACGGCTGAGGTGCACCATGTGCGTCCAAGAGTTGTAATTTTGGTTGATGATGAAGGGAATGAGATTGTTTTGCCAAAAGAAAAACAAATACCTTCTGACTTTTTCCGTAAAGGAGATAATGTTAGAGGAATTATTGAAAGCGTTGAACTAAAAGGAAATAAACCTCAAATTATTATGTCTAGAACTTCAGAGAAGTTTTTAGAAAAATTATTCGAACAAGAAATTCCAGAAGTGTTTGATGGTTTGATTATGGTTAAAAAAGTAGTAAGAATTCCAGGTGAAAAAGCAAAAGTAGCTGTAGATTCTTATGATGATAGAATAGATCCAGTAGGAGCTTGTGTAGGTATGAAAGGTTCACGTATTCATGGAATTGTTCGTGAATTAGGTAACGAAAACATAGACGTTATCAATTATACAAGTAACATTCAGTTGTATATAACGAGAGCATTAAGTCCAGCAAAAGTTTCTTCTATTAAGATAAATGAAGAGACAAAAAGAGCAGAAGTTTTCTTGAAACTTGAAGAAGTTTCAAAAGCAATTGGTCGTGGTGGGCACAATATTAAATTAGCGGGTTTATTGACTGGTTATGAGCTAGACGTTATTCGCGAAGGTGATGTTGCGGGTGCTACTGCTGATGAGGACGATGTTGAATTAACTGAGTTTTCAGATGAAATCGAAGACTGGGTTATTGAAGAATTTGCGAAAATTGGTTTGGATACAGCAAAAAGTATCTTAAAACAAGAAGTAGAGGATTTAGTACGAAGAACAGACCTAGAAGAGGAAACAATTCTAGATGTAATGAGAATATTGAAAGAGGAATTTGACAGTTAG
- the infB gene encoding translation initiation factor IF-2, protein MSEERIIRINKVLRELNISLERAVDYLKDKGIAIEANPNAKISDDVYNVLCGQFAGDKGNKEASKEVGEEKRKEKEALRLEREKEIEDKRKIEEERQKQQEVIKARAIISGPVQVGKIDLNPKKPSVVAPAKAVEKAIAPAADVLEDKVASKEVSPEKPVAENPSSEKAVSDKKEVKPIAGIKEVKTEAPKEVAAEPKVVAKEAVKVDEAPVDETITTQYQKLSGTTLTGQIIDLSQFNKPKKKKEEPKITPNKPGAPGSAAANANKNKRKRIAPKPGAPRPPATPGVPGAPNPNKITPNTGGGGFNANRSARPGFVKGNRPAIVAKVEPTEEEVKNQIRETLEKLQGKGGKSKAAKYRRDKRDTHRQKSDDEQRAIDEGSKTIKVTEFVTVGEIAIMMDVPITKVIGTCMSLGIMVTMNQRLDAETLTIVADEFGYEVEFITVDIEEAIQVVEDKEEDLVFRAPIVTVMGHVDHGKTSLLDYIRKENVIAGESGGITQHIGAYGVTLDNGQKIAFLDTPGHEAFTAMRARGAQVTDIAIIVIAADDDIMPQTKEAISHAQAAGVPIIFAINKIDKPNANPEKVKERLAGMNLLVEDWGGKIQSHDISAKVGTGVKELLEKVLLEAELLDLKANPNKAASGTVVEAFLDKGKGYVSTILVQNGTLKIGDYMLAGKHHGKIKAMHDERGNVVTLAGPSTPVSVLGLDGAATAGDKFNIFEDEKEAKQIASKRSQLMREQSVRTQRHITLDEIGRRIALGQFKELNIILKGDVDGSVEALSDSFSKLSTEEIQINIIHKGVGAITETDVMLASASDAIIIGFNVRPAGNARQLADKEEIDIRYYSIIYAAIDDLKDAMEGMLAPEMKEEILGTAEIREIFKISKVGSIAGCMVMDGKIVRNAKMRIIRDGVVVFTGELLALKRFKDDVKEVAKGYDCGIQVKGYNDIEERDVIESYHEVAVKKKLK, encoded by the coding sequence ATGTCTGAAGAGAGAATTATTAGAATAAACAAAGTTTTGAGGGAATTGAATATTTCTTTAGAAAGAGCTGTGGATTATCTAAAAGATAAGGGGATTGCTATCGAAGCAAATCCAAACGCAAAAATTTCTGATGATGTATACAATGTCTTGTGCGGTCAGTTTGCAGGTGACAAAGGGAATAAAGAGGCTTCTAAAGAAGTAGGAGAAGAGAAGAGAAAAGAAAAAGAAGCTTTGCGTTTAGAACGAGAGAAAGAAATCGAAGACAAACGTAAAATTGAGGAAGAGCGACAAAAACAACAAGAGGTTATAAAAGCGAGAGCAATTATATCTGGTCCGGTTCAAGTAGGTAAGATTGATCTGAATCCAAAAAAACCATCCGTTGTTGCGCCAGCTAAAGCAGTTGAAAAAGCAATTGCTCCAGCAGCAGATGTTCTTGAAGATAAAGTAGCTTCAAAAGAAGTTTCACCTGAGAAACCAGTAGCTGAAAACCCGTCATCTGAGAAAGCTGTTTCAGACAAAAAAGAGGTAAAACCTATTGCCGGAATAAAAGAGGTAAAAACAGAGGCTCCAAAAGAAGTCGCTGCTGAACCAAAAGTAGTTGCAAAAGAAGCTGTAAAAGTTGATGAAGCGCCTGTTGATGAAACTATCACGACGCAATATCAAAAACTATCAGGAACAACTTTAACAGGTCAAATAATTGATTTATCTCAATTCAACAAACCTAAAAAGAAAAAAGAAGAGCCAAAAATCACTCCGAATAAACCGGGTGCTCCAGGTTCAGCTGCAGCCAATGCAAATAAAAACAAGCGTAAAAGGATCGCTCCTAAGCCGGGCGCTCCAAGACCGCCAGCAACTCCGGGAGTTCCGGGTGCGCCAAATCCTAACAAGATTACCCCAAACACTGGTGGAGGAGGTTTCAATGCTAACAGAAGCGCAAGACCTGGTTTCGTAAAAGGAAACAGACCTGCAATTGTTGCTAAAGTTGAGCCAACAGAAGAGGAAGTTAAAAATCAAATTAGAGAGACTTTAGAGAAACTACAAGGTAAAGGTGGTAAATCTAAGGCAGCTAAATATAGAAGAGATAAAAGAGATACACACCGTCAGAAATCTGATGATGAACAAAGAGCTATTGATGAAGGAAGTAAAACCATTAAGGTTACTGAATTTGTAACGGTAGGTGAAATTGCAATCATGATGGATGTGCCAATTACAAAAGTAATTGGAACTTGTATGTCTCTTGGAATCATGGTTACCATGAATCAACGTCTTGACGCAGAAACATTAACGATTGTTGCGGATGAATTTGGTTATGAAGTTGAATTTATCACTGTGGACATTGAAGAAGCAATTCAGGTTGTTGAAGACAAAGAAGAGGATTTAGTTTTTAGAGCGCCAATTGTAACCGTAATGGGTCACGTCGATCACGGTAAGACATCGTTACTAGATTACATTCGTAAAGAAAACGTAATTGCAGGGGAGTCTGGAGGAATTACACAACACATTGGTGCCTACGGAGTAACTTTGGATAACGGACAAAAAATAGCATTCTTAGATACACCTGGTCACGAGGCGTTTACGGCGATGCGTGCACGTGGTGCACAAGTTACCGATATTGCTATTATTGTAATTGCTGCTGATGATGACATCATGCCACAAACTAAAGAAGCGATTAGCCATGCTCAAGCGGCTGGAGTTCCTATCATATTCGCTATCAATAAAATTGATAAACCAAATGCTAATCCTGAAAAAGTAAAAGAAAGATTAGCAGGTATGAATTTACTTGTTGAAGATTGGGGTGGGAAAATTCAATCACATGATATTTCTGCAAAAGTAGGAACAGGTGTGAAAGAATTATTAGAAAAAGTATTGTTAGAAGCAGAACTTTTAGATTTGAAAGCAAATCCAAATAAAGCAGCTTCTGGAACTGTTGTAGAGGCTTTCTTAGATAAAGGAAAAGGTTATGTTTCAACGATATTAGTTCAAAACGGAACATTGAAAATTGGAGATTATATGTTGGCTGGTAAGCATCATGGTAAAATTAAAGCCATGCATGATGAAAGAGGAAATGTAGTAACTCTTGCGGGTCCTTCTACTCCGGTTTCAGTTCTTGGTCTTGATGGAGCGGCTACTGCAGGTGATAAGTTCAATATTTTTGAAGATGAAAAAGAAGCGAAACAAATTGCGTCTAAACGTTCTCAATTAATGCGTGAACAATCTGTTCGTACACAAAGACATATTACGTTAGATGAAATTGGACGTAGAATTGCATTGGGTCAATTTAAAGAATTAAACATTATCCTTAAAGGAGATGTGGATGGTTCTGTTGAAGCATTGTCTGACTCGTTCTCTAAATTATCTACTGAAGAAATTCAAATTAATATTATCCATAAAGGAGTTGGAGCAATTACAGAAACCGATGTTATGTTGGCTTCTGCATCAGATGCGATTATCATCGGATTTAATGTTCGTCCTGCTGGAAATGCTAGACAATTAGCAGACAAAGAGGAAATCGATATCCGTTACTACTCTATTATCTATGCAGCTATCGATGACTTGAAAGATGCAATGGAAGGAATGTTAGCTCCTGAAATGAAAGAAGAGATTCTGGGTACAGCTGAAATTAGAGAGATTTTCAAAATTTCTAAAGTAGGTTCAATTGCAGGTTGTATGGTAATGGATGGTAAAATTGTCAGAAATGCCAAAATGCGAATCATCAGAGATGGTGTGGTTGTATTTACAGGTGAGCTTTTGGCTCTGAAGCGTTTCAAAGATGATGTAAAAGAAGTAGCTAAAGGATATGATTGTGGTATTCAAGTTAAAGGATACAACGACATCGAAGAAAGAGATGTTATTGAATCGTACCATGAAGTTGCTGTAAAAAAGAAGTTGAAATAA
- a CDS encoding DUF6563 family protein, whose translation MNKLFALFFVVVSTVAFSQNKTEFHKISLKDKKDKALGLNFYVENVYDGRQFKGNIGTVQKGGFNRKVLANFEKPLAEEFFDYLAVICPKEDNKPKISIRVNDLYVSELTRAMSETGYATLEIDVIESKAGVDYIVGSYIASTESNGMDVTGKHDERLKKVLQDCLTDYLKTSDADKTTLVFEVDQNIKNKTLVNVPLKGVYLTYLDVLNGKPLEDANFDITNKKERFYLFNKATKAEEMNYYGFSDGQNFYINVSKYASARHYAKTEIINGKYFIENVVYNPNNAIAMGAMFGLIGVAIASASGDSSIPMLIDCYTGQPSFLSNSEMKLMLSSYPELLKDFKNSDKSSNAKKEILQKYYQVILEK comes from the coding sequence ATGAATAAATTATTTGCATTATTTTTTGTTGTAGTTAGCACCGTTGCTTTTTCTCAAAATAAAACAGAATTCCATAAAATATCTTTAAAAGATAAAAAAGATAAAGCCTTAGGTCTTAATTTTTATGTCGAAAATGTTTATGATGGAAGACAGTTTAAGGGAAACATTGGAACCGTTCAAAAAGGAGGTTTTAATAGAAAAGTATTAGCTAATTTTGAAAAACCCTTAGCTGAGGAATTCTTTGATTATCTCGCTGTTATTTGTCCAAAAGAAGACAATAAACCTAAAATTTCTATCCGTGTGAATGATTTATATGTTTCTGAACTTACACGAGCAATGTCTGAAACAGGATATGCAACTTTGGAAATTGATGTGATAGAATCTAAAGCAGGTGTTGATTATATTGTGGGGTCCTATATTGCGTCTACAGAGAGTAATGGAATGGATGTTACTGGCAAACATGATGAACGATTAAAAAAAGTTTTACAGGACTGCCTTACAGATTATCTTAAAACGAGTGATGCGGATAAAACTACTTTGGTTTTTGAAGTGGATCAAAATATTAAAAATAAAACTTTAGTCAATGTTCCTTTAAAAGGTGTTTACTTGACGTATCTTGACGTTTTAAATGGTAAACCTCTAGAAGATGCTAATTTTGATATTACCAATAAAAAGGAACGCTTTTATTTATTTAACAAAGCTACTAAAGCGGAGGAGATGAATTATTATGGTTTTAGTGATGGCCAAAATTTTTATATTAATGTTTCAAAATATGCAAGTGCAAGGCATTATGCTAAAACCGAAATAATCAATGGAAAGTATTTCATAGAAAATGTAGTTTATAATCCTAATAACGCTATTGCAATGGGGGCCATGTTTGGATTAATAGGGGTTGCAATTGCTTCTGCAAGTGGAGATTCCTCAATCCCGATGCTTATAGACTGTTATACGGGTCAGCCCTCTTTTTTATCTAATAGTGAAATGAAGTTGATGCTGTCATCATATCCAGAGCTTTTGAAGGATTTTAAAAATAGTGATAAAAGTAGCAATGCTAAAAAAGAAATCCTCCAAAAATATTACCAAGTTATTTTAGAAAAATAA
- a CDS encoding SPOR domain-containing protein — protein MRILATRKAFFISLTLFISYCNANAQDGNIRLNQDSKFEQLLNEKRKTNVSNTVNDYYKIQIFSGDSEKAKKTLNDFKQEFRDIDGTIVFFTPNYKVWVGNFKTRIEAERNLIEIKKSYTNIHLIKPNK, from the coding sequence ATGAGAATTTTAGCCACTAGAAAAGCATTTTTTATCTCTCTTACCTTATTCATTTCCTATTGTAATGCAAATGCTCAAGACGGAAACATCCGATTAAATCAAGACTCAAAATTTGAACAATTACTAAATGAAAAGAGAAAAACAAATGTTTCAAACACTGTAAATGACTATTATAAAATTCAAATTTTTAGTGGAGACAGCGAAAAAGCAAAAAAAACACTGAACGATTTCAAGCAAGAATTCAGAGACATCGATGGGACTATTGTTTTCTTTACACCAAATTACAAAGTTTGGGTAGGTAATTTTAAAACACGAATCGAAGCAGAACGAAATCTTATCGAAATCAAAAAAAGCTATACTAATATACATTTAATAAAGCCTAATAAATAA
- a CDS encoding c-type cytochrome: MKKVGNHNSISRKLFFSIALMLSISFTSFAQEATPAADAAAPDASATSQSADPVKGKELFNANCAACHKLDAKATGPALRGVSAKYDAAWLHKWVRNSSDLIKSGDAKAVKVFEENNKAVMSAFPQLSDADIDNIIAYTSEPKAEVAAPAVGGAEVPGKPATDSGISNNIILGALAFVMVILVVMLFLVNKVLSKVAKANGIETAPKTPTTPIWKAFAKNQFLVLVTAIFLLLSSAYFVYGFFMQVGVDQDYAPIQPIHYSHKIHAGDNEINCKYCHSAARVSKNAGIPSLNVCMNCHKNIAEVAETTATPEYSKAFYDEQIQKLYTAVGWDKTTQSYTGKTQPVKWVRIHNLPDFVYFNHSQHVTVAGIECQTCHGPVQEYEIQKQFAPLTMGWCIDCHRKTDVKMEGNEYYTKIHEELSKKYGVDKLTAAQMGGLECGKCHY, translated from the coding sequence ATGAAAAAGGTGGGTAACCATAATTCGATCTCAAGGAAATTATTTTTTAGCATAGCTTTGATGCTGTCTATTTCCTTTACTTCATTTGCTCAAGAAGCTACTCCTGCGGCTGATGCTGCGGCTCCAGATGCTTCAGCTACTTCTCAGAGTGCAGACCCTGTAAAGGGTAAAGAGCTTTTTAATGCAAACTGTGCGGCATGTCACAAACTTGATGCTAAGGCAACAGGTCCAGCTCTTAGAGGTGTGTCTGCTAAATATGATGCTGCTTGGCTTCATAAGTGGGTTCGTAATAGTTCTGACTTGATTAAATCTGGTGATGCTAAAGCTGTGAAAGTTTTTGAAGAAAACAATAAGGCAGTGATGTCGGCTTTTCCTCAATTATCAGATGCAGATATTGATAATATCATTGCTTACACTTCAGAGCCTAAAGCTGAAGTTGCGGCTCCTGCTGTTGGTGGTGCCGAAGTACCTGGTAAGCCTGCTACGGATAGTGGTATTTCAAACAATATTATATTAGGTGCTTTGGCGTTTGTCATGGTTATTTTGGTTGTGATGTTGTTTTTGGTAAACAAGGTTTTGTCTAAAGTTGCAAAAGCAAACGGTATAGAGACGGCTCCAAAAACTCCTACAACTCCAATATGGAAAGCATTTGCTAAAAACCAATTTTTGGTTTTGGTTACGGCGATATTCTTGCTTTTGTCAAGTGCTTATTTTGTTTATGGATTCTTTATGCAAGTTGGTGTTGATCAAGATTATGCCCCAATTCAGCCAATTCATTATTCTCACAAGATACATGCCGGAGATAATGAAATCAATTGTAAGTATTGTCACTCTGCAGCTCGTGTAAGTAAAAATGCAGGAATTCCTTCTTTGAATGTTTGTATGAACTGTCACAAGAATATTGCGGAAGTTGCTGAAACTACTGCTACTCCAGAGTACAGCAAGGCATTCTATGATGAGCAAATCCAAAAATTATATACTGCGGTTGGTTGGGATAAAACAACTCAAAGTTATACTGGAAAAACGCAGCCTGTAAAATGGGTTCGTATTCATAATTTACCTGACTTCGTTTATTTCAATCACTCTCAGCACGTAACTGTTGCTGGAATAGAGTGTCAAACGTGTCACGGTCCAGTTCAGGAGTATGAAATTCAAAAACAATTCGCTCCATTGACAATGGGTTGGTGTATTGATTGCCATAGAAAAACTGATGTTAAGATGGAAGGTAATGAATACTATACTAAAATTCATGAAGAGCTTTCTAAAAAATATGGTGTAGACAAATTGACTGCAGCGCAAATGGGAGGTTTAGAATGTGGAAAATGCCACTATTAA